From Geitlerinema sp. PCC 9228, a single genomic window includes:
- a CDS encoding helicase-related protein, protein MIAEDLGRLFEVGFNIGIITAIAQDEIENNFGNLYQRELQKLEFPRMVKRICSKSHVIDPGDRDKIETWGLFLLQKGWLSGLNFFREYWQSLGENTKTNVRKIKILYHQCSFARENSLGLYEKDEYQEVSDWLSQLGDGFTSKRDKYFRQYMQKGEFLKADTLILLRYRRQLRILAVDLSVFSVKQAEDLLNLKDETLETHRRLLQGEINYLKSKSVFAKLRLDTGGDGNLDFEFPENLKRYFTAFKRQDKESTKLIQAGSYAYSFYQFLQENQLADEDILIHVVGYSDRSLNSMSLHPQYPQHLNLLQTCHHIYTHEPRDEEIHTARKKLLQTIRRNVASSFQDGKTFLEKLTQIQPNRVNVISPHRETLEDFQSTQELRSPHAEKVKQELNSDNTFLFLTGNPGIGKTTAIVEFLKSHIDEGFLFFYVSPRKQVNLDIIEKFKDSQTGELCDDRLFCMTTNATFLDEYNNKKVVKYVSRKYNGEFASHGIQFIPFEDSPPSRSSSVRSVKRISDRKLASAKNRKPGVLSTLCEGIYNAINDPISNAVVATACIQSLRITNSDRNTLNHFETIFKGFYNSRDGNVNFSKMRSLSCRIKHLFIAIDEITGDNSGVEFLHGIQKIIQQYKLTHPDSGFNVKLIVADASIVEGNAIRQHLSDTAPEPDKIFIRRVRDLALDAGISCQPFQFKKYDAIAINVNSYPAKRLAITYKAFVESVRFHQDRLDQPQEKLPQVVGKHILADLNELRHSSDSGQVLVYIQDKRRLQDLIAAIQKQEAFERHEDYLEVHANLSDGERQQIQQYRDKVKVVFMTSSASRGLSFPKAQHVLVEVPQFEVESNLMEIVQVIYRCRGEFWEGGERQSLDNADKALTFYLCDRAVYHGDDESYDLSIQESLLGLYNLLVILKTAIMTRIRGYGKIGRHYFMMIPIGEKSVFTSGQSLTGQLATLVRDLCKEARRDRKNTTVKEIAENLQNLLSRGEFLLTSNSRDRENNSYLQLIEIFNKEFAERCHTLDGLLDISQVELGHVCGSLLLVPISQQTLRESYEMRLQEIERHARSDILKKMIAIRKSADYPANLKTLVNRGIDLIGELIDPQEYTQRLQQKSSWSDQYYAIPLFAFLVGDIIRDYFASEQKEPEKQSFYEILNHYIRQLYPCDQVLPIGTRYRDFPFLIFRSYSLQQMRSQCFRDRYLLTSNELNILNLILGIDN, encoded by the coding sequence ATGATTGCTGAAGATTTAGGACGTTTGTTTGAAGTTGGGTTTAATATTGGTATTATAACCGCGATCGCGCAAGACGAGATCGAAAACAACTTTGGCAATTTATACCAGCGGGAGTTGCAAAAGTTGGAATTTCCCCGCATGGTGAAACGTATTTGTAGCAAATCCCATGTCATCGATCCAGGCGATCGCGATAAAATTGAAACTTGGGGATTGTTTTTGCTGCAAAAAGGCTGGTTATCGGGATTGAACTTTTTCCGGGAATATTGGCAATCTTTGGGGGAAAATACCAAAACAAATGTCAGAAAAATCAAAATTCTCTACCATCAATGTTCTTTTGCTAGGGAAAACAGTCTGGGTTTGTATGAAAAAGACGAATACCAGGAAGTTAGCGACTGGTTGTCTCAGTTGGGGGATGGATTTACTAGCAAACGAGATAAATATTTTCGGCAATACATGCAAAAAGGGGAGTTTCTCAAAGCCGATACGCTGATTTTGCTGCGATACCGGCGGCAACTGAGAATTTTGGCGGTAGATTTATCGGTTTTTTCTGTAAAACAAGCGGAAGATTTGCTCAATCTGAAGGATGAAACCCTGGAAACTCACCGTCGTTTGCTGCAAGGGGAGATAAACTATCTCAAATCCAAAAGTGTGTTTGCCAAGCTGCGACTGGATACTGGCGGGGATGGCAATCTGGATTTTGAATTTCCCGAGAATTTGAAGCGATATTTTACGGCGTTTAAACGCCAGGATAAAGAAAGTACCAAGTTAATTCAAGCGGGAAGTTATGCCTATAGCTTCTATCAATTTTTGCAGGAAAACCAGCTAGCTGACGAAGATATACTAATTCATGTGGTAGGATACAGCGATCGCTCTCTGAATAGTATGTCTCTCCATCCCCAATATCCGCAACATCTCAATTTACTACAAACCTGCCATCACATTTACACCCACGAACCGCGAGACGAGGAAATTCATACGGCTAGGAAAAAGCTATTGCAAACAATTCGCCGCAATGTTGCCAGCAGTTTTCAAGATGGCAAAACATTTCTGGAAAAGTTAACCCAAATTCAGCCAAATCGCGTCAATGTCATTTCTCCCCACCGCGAGACTCTAGAAGATTTTCAGTCTACTCAAGAATTGCGATCGCCTCATGCCGAAAAAGTCAAGCAAGAACTCAATTCCGATAACACATTTCTCTTTTTAACGGGAAATCCGGGAATTGGCAAAACCACCGCCATTGTAGAATTTCTCAAATCCCACATTGATGAAGGGTTTCTGTTTTTCTATGTCAGTCCTCGCAAACAAGTCAATCTGGATATTATCGAAAAATTCAAAGATTCGCAAACAGGAGAACTGTGCGACGATCGCTTGTTTTGCATGACCACAAATGCCACATTTTTAGATGAATATAACAACAAAAAAGTAGTAAAATATGTTTCCCGAAAATATAACGGCGAATTTGCCAGCCACGGCATTCAATTTATTCCTTTTGAGGATTCGCCACCTTCCCGTTCGTCTTCCGTACGTTCGGTCAAACGAATTAGCGATCGCAAATTAGCCAGTGCTAAAAATCGCAAACCCGGCGTTTTGTCAACCCTTTGCGAAGGCATTTACAATGCTATTAACGATCCAATTTCCAATGCGGTGGTGGCAACGGCTTGCATTCAATCGTTAAGAATTACGAATTCCGATCGCAATACTCTCAACCATTTTGAAACCATTTTTAAAGGATTTTACAATAGCAGGGATGGCAACGTCAATTTTTCCAAAATGCGATCGCTATCGTGTCGCATCAAACATTTATTTATCGCCATCGATGAAATTACGGGAGACAATAGCGGGGTGGAATTTCTCCATGGCATTCAAAAAATTATCCAACAATACAAACTGACCCATCCCGACTCGGGGTTTAACGTTAAATTAATTGTCGCCGATGCCTCTATTGTAGAAGGGAATGCCATCCGACAACATCTTAGCGATACAGCGCCAGAACCGGATAAGATTTTTATACGTCGAGTTCGCGATTTGGCATTGGATGCAGGTATATCCTGTCAGCCGTTTCAATTTAAAAAGTACGATGCGATCGCGATTAACGTCAACTCCTATCCCGCCAAACGCCTGGCAATCACCTACAAAGCATTTGTCGAGTCGGTTCGATTTCACCAAGACCGTTTGGACCAGCCACAGGAAAAACTACCCCAAGTCGTTGGCAAGCATATCTTAGCAGATTTAAATGAATTGCGCCACAGCAGCGACAGCGGTCAAGTTTTGGTATATATCCAAGACAAACGGCGATTGCAGGATTTGATAGCAGCCATTCAAAAACAAGAGGCATTTGAAAGGCACGAAGATTATTTGGAGGTTCACGCAAATCTTTCCGATGGAGAACGACAGCAAATTCAGCAATATCGGGATAAGGTTAAGGTGGTGTTTATGACCTCTTCCGCCAGCCGGGGGTTATCTTTTCCTAAGGCGCAGCATGTTTTGGTGGAAGTTCCCCAATTTGAAGTGGAAAGCAATTTAATGGAGATTGTCCAGGTAATTTATCGCTGTCGGGGAGAGTTTTGGGAAGGGGGAGAACGGCAGAGTTTGGATAATGCGGATAAGGCACTAACGTTCTATTTGTGCGATCGCGCGGTTTATCATGGCGATGATGAAAGCTACGATTTATCTATTCAAGAAAGTTTGCTCGGTTTGTACAATTTATTGGTTATTCTCAAAACGGCGATAATGACGCGGATTCGCGGATACGGAAAAATTGGACGGCATTATTTTATGATGATTCCCATTGGGGAAAAGTCGGTGTTTACTTCCGGTCAGAGTTTGACGGGTCAACTGGCGACCCTGGTTCGAGATTTGTGCAAGGAAGCCAGACGCGATCGCAAGAATACTACGGTCAAGGAGATAGCGGAAAATTTGCAAAATCTTCTCAGCCGTGGGGAGTTTTTGCTGACATCTAATTCTCGCGACCGGGAAAACAATTCCTATTTGCAATTGATAGAGATTTTCAATAAAGAATTTGCCGAACGCTGCCATACCTTGGATGGATTGTTGGATATTTCCCAGGTAGAACTGGGTCACGTTTGCGGCAGTTTGCTATTGGTTCCTATTAGCCAACAAACGTTGCGGGAAAGCTATGAAATGCGATTGCAAGAAATCGAACGCCATGCCAGGTCGGATATTTTAAAGAAAATGATAGCCATTCGCAAAAGTGCGGACTATCCTGCGAATTTAAAAACCTTGGTCAATCGAGGAATCGATTTGATTGGCGAACTCATAGACCCCCAAGAGTACACCCAGCGACTCCAACAAAAGAGTTCCTGGTCCGACCAATATTATGCCATTCCTTTGTTTGCTTTTCTCGTGGGGGATATTATCCGCGATTATTTTGCCAGCGAACAAAAGGAACCGGAAAAACAAAGCTTTTACGAAATTTTGAACCACTATATCCGCCAACTCTATCCCTGCGACCAGGTGTTACCAATTGGTACTCGCTATCGGGATTTTCCTTTTCTTATTTTTCGCAGTTACAGTTTACAACAAATGCGATCGCAATGCTTCCGCGATCGCTATCTCCTCACTTCCAACGAATTGAATATCCTCAATTTAATTTTAGGCATAGATAATTGA
- a CDS encoding leucine-rich repeat domain-containing protein: MYPVQSPVIKFLIWVLQKIDNFLSRNRDCVQNRIKLVKKNRFTELNLRDCHLNKIPPEIFDLVWLQELDLSGNRITEIPEAIASLYNLTKLNLSKNQISKIPDSIYYLIHLQDLDLSQNQLTKFPKGITWMLSIEQLNLSGNYLVEVPKSIAYMSNLCQLYLSKNQFTWFPEPVTRLSCLSELYLHNNQIQKIPDSINRLSKLTKLNLSCNHIKEFPESLTRLANLVDLNLDNNQIRKIDNSIHRLYRLCQLKLSGNQLEELPESFALLPTTELSIEGNILKKPPQAEAEKGMDSIRNFFRTNQTEE; the protein is encoded by the coding sequence ATGTATCCAGTACAGTCTCCTGTCATAAAATTCTTGATTTGGGTTTTGCAAAAGATTGATAATTTTTTATCAAGAAATAGAGATTGCGTGCAAAACAGAATTAAATTGGTCAAAAAAAATCGATTTACAGAATTAAATCTAAGGGATTGCCATTTAAATAAAATACCGCCAGAGATATTTGACCTCGTGTGGCTGCAAGAACTAGATTTGAGTGGCAATCGAATTACAGAAATTCCCGAAGCGATCGCATCTTTGTACAATCTTACAAAACTCAACTTGTCAAAAAATCAAATTTCCAAAATACCAGATTCAATTTATTACTTAATTCATCTTCAGGATTTGGATTTATCGCAAAACCAACTAACAAAATTCCCCAAAGGCATTACTTGGATGTTATCAATCGAGCAATTAAATTTATCCGGAAATTACTTAGTAGAAGTACCGAAATCTATTGCTTACATGAGCAATCTCTGCCAGTTATACCTATCCAAAAATCAATTTACTTGGTTTCCAGAACCCGTAACTCGTCTGTCTTGCCTATCTGAATTATATTTACACAACAATCAAATTCAAAAAATTCCCGACTCTATTAACCGACTTTCCAAGCTGACCAAATTGAATTTATCTTGCAACCATATCAAAGAGTTTCCAGAGTCTCTCACTCGTTTGGCGAATCTCGTAGACTTAAATTTGGATAACAACCAAATACGAAAAATCGACAACTCTATTCACCGGCTTTACCGTCTCTGTCAATTGAAATTATCTGGAAATCAATTAGAAGAGCTTCCAGAATCATTTGCTTTACTACCAACAACTGAATTAAGCATCGAGGGAAATATCTTGAAAAAACCACCTCAAGCAGAAGCCGAAAAAGGAATGGATTCTATCCGAAATTTCTTTCGTACAAATCAAACCGAAGAATAG
- a CDS encoding DMT family transporter, with amino-acid sequence MLWLVFVLLAAIFAPLQDLVSKRALEKIGDEYIITWSSRFFALPFFIPLLFDQISKEVPTWNAFFIGAIAIVLFLQIISNIFYFRAIKSSDLSITVPLISFTPLFVLVTSPFLLKEFPGWWDILGIGFVVGGSYILKLKNQEESYLAPLRSLFLENAPRLMLAVAFIWSLISTLNKLGIEKSSPIFWAALTSTVLATAMTPVMLYQSRDNLKFIPENIFYLFIIGILQGLTMLCFMKAVKLTLVAQAVSVKRTSILFSALLGHLFLQEPGMQQRMTGAVVMLVGVVIITLF; translated from the coding sequence ATGCTATGGCTGGTTTTTGTTTTGCTAGCTGCTATTTTTGCTCCCCTGCAAGATCTGGTTAGCAAACGTGCCCTGGAAAAAATTGGCGATGAATACATTATTACTTGGTCTTCGCGTTTTTTCGCCTTGCCCTTCTTTATTCCTTTGTTATTCGACCAAATTTCTAAAGAAGTTCCTACTTGGAATGCTTTCTTTATAGGTGCGATCGCGATTGTATTATTTTTACAGATTATCTCCAATATATTTTATTTCCGTGCCATTAAATCTTCCGATTTATCTATCACAGTTCCTCTCATCTCTTTTACGCCTTTATTTGTATTAGTAACTTCGCCTTTTCTGCTAAAAGAATTTCCCGGTTGGTGGGATATTTTAGGAATAGGTTTCGTAGTCGGTGGCTCTTATATTTTAAAACTGAAAAATCAGGAGGAGAGTTATTTAGCTCCTCTACGGTCGTTATTTTTGGAAAATGCTCCTCGCTTAATGTTGGCCGTTGCCTTTATTTGGAGTTTGATTTCTACCTTGAACAAACTGGGTATCGAAAAATCTTCTCCTATTTTTTGGGCAGCTTTAACTTCTACTGTATTGGCAACAGCAATGACGCCAGTTATGCTGTATCAATCTCGGGATAATTTAAAATTTATCCCTGAAAATATCTTTTATCTTTTCATAATTGGGATTTTACAGGGATTGACCATGTTGTGTTTTATGAAAGCGGTAAAATTAACCTTGGTAGCACAGGCAGTATCGGTAAAAAGAACCAGTATTTTATTTTCAGCTTTATTGGGACATTTATTTTTACAAGAACCAGGAATGCAACAAAGAATGACAGGGGCAGTTGTTATGTTGGTAGGGGTTGTTATTATTACCCTATTCTAG
- a CDS encoding AAA family ATPase, with protein sequence MGFGMFLIAIAGPPATGKSYLAQLLGKKYELPYFGKDTFKEMMFDEYGQLPDWQTSRFFSHTSIETLKIISRRLVRCGIAHIVEANFKPQSDSLYLQELQRDFDVDIVQVQMQCDGDILTQRFLARAESGEMHPGHQGLQFFDNIKDVLAQGALEPLQVPSQVIAIDTTDLHGIDYSPVFAAVEKRLHFKNTSDFRA encoded by the coding sequence ATGGGTTTCGGTATGTTTTTGATTGCGATCGCAGGTCCGCCGGCTACAGGAAAAAGCTACCTCGCCCAGTTACTTGGGAAGAAATACGAACTTCCTTATTTTGGCAAGGATACGTTTAAGGAAATGATGTTTGACGAGTATGGTCAACTCCCAGATTGGCAAACCTCCCGTTTTTTCAGCCATACCAGCATCGAAACCCTCAAAATTATTAGCCGACGCTTGGTTCGTTGTGGCATTGCTCACATTGTGGAAGCCAACTTCAAACCGCAATCTGACAGTTTGTACTTGCAAGAACTCCAGCGCGACTTTGATGTGGATATCGTACAAGTACAGATGCAATGCGACGGAGATATCTTGACCCAACGGTTTTTAGCTAGGGCAGAATCCGGCGAGATGCACCCCGGGCATCAGGGATTGCAGTTTTTTGACAACATTAAAGATGTGCTAGCTCAGGGGGCGTTGGAACCGTTGCAAGTTCCCTCACAAGTTATTGCGATCGATACCACTGATTTGCACGGGATCGACTATTCCCCAGTGTTTGCAGCGGTGGAAAAGCGTTTGCATTTTAAAAATACGAGTGATTTTAGGGCTTGA
- a CDS encoding NifB/NifX family molybdenum-iron cluster-binding protein: MKVAISCTGENLDAAIDPRFGRCAYFLLVDTETETSQAIANPGAKQPGGAGVQSATTVVQQGAQAVICGNLGPKAAQTLTAAGVKAYASNHATPREALEHLRQQKLSPLN; the protein is encoded by the coding sequence GTGAAAGTAGCTATTAGTTGCACCGGTGAAAATTTAGATGCTGCCATTGACCCGCGTTTTGGTCGCTGTGCGTATTTTTTGCTGGTGGATACCGAAACCGAAACCAGCCAAGCGATCGCCAATCCAGGTGCCAAACAACCCGGGGGAGCTGGCGTGCAGTCAGCCACCACCGTCGTGCAACAAGGTGCTCAAGCAGTAATTTGCGGAAATTTAGGACCCAAAGCCGCCCAAACCCTGACCGCAGCTGGCGTTAAAGCCTATGCCAGCAACCACGCTACCCCCCGAGAAGCGCTCGAACACCTGCGACAACAAAAACTATCCCCGTTGAACTAG
- a CDS encoding ATP-binding protein, producing MVTPENAVICFAGGKGGTGKTTVAANIAASLAKQSHTVTYLDCDVEEPNGHLFLHPHIERRQRVTVPVPKVDINRCTGCGKCAETCQFQAITVVNKKVLVFPELCHSCGGCRLVCPENAIAEVPQEIGTVEIGHAGNIRFVQGQLDIQQVKTPPTIQAVKQHIPENGIAILDAPPGTSCPVVETLQKVDYLVLVAEPTPFGLHDLQLVVEMARVLHLNFGVVINRAGWGDRNTYDYLQKENIPLLGEIPNDRAIATAYTRGELAADTLPQYRDLFTQIAQTILQKTSSTRELCKN from the coding sequence ATGGTCACTCCCGAAAACGCCGTTATTTGCTTTGCTGGAGGGAAAGGAGGCACTGGAAAAACCACAGTAGCCGCCAACATCGCCGCCAGCTTAGCCAAACAATCTCACACCGTCACCTATTTGGATTGTGACGTAGAAGAACCCAACGGTCACTTATTTTTACACCCACACATCGAACGCCGCCAACGGGTAACCGTTCCCGTTCCCAAAGTAGATATCAATCGCTGCACCGGCTGCGGCAAATGTGCCGAAACCTGCCAATTTCAAGCCATCACCGTGGTAAATAAAAAGGTATTGGTATTTCCCGAACTGTGCCACAGCTGTGGCGGCTGCCGTTTGGTTTGCCCGGAAAACGCCATTGCAGAAGTTCCCCAAGAAATTGGTACGGTGGAAATCGGCCATGCAGGAAATATAAGATTCGTGCAAGGTCAATTAGATATCCAGCAGGTGAAAACACCACCCACCATCCAAGCCGTCAAACAGCACATTCCCGAAAATGGTATCGCTATTTTAGACGCACCGCCAGGAACATCCTGCCCCGTGGTCGAAACCCTGCAGAAGGTTGATTATCTGGTATTGGTAGCAGAACCTACCCCCTTTGGCTTGCACGACTTGCAACTGGTGGTGGAAATGGCACGGGTGTTGCACCTTAATTTTGGCGTGGTTATCAATCGAGCCGGTTGGGGCGATCGCAATACTTACGATTACTTGCAAAAAGAAAATATTCCTTTATTGGGAGAAATTCCCAACGATCGCGCGATCGCCACCGCCTATACCAGAGGGGAACTCGCCGCAGACACCCTGCCCCAATACCGGGATTTATTCACCCAAATCGCCCAAACAATCCTACAGAAAACCAGTTCAACCAGAGAACTATGCAAGAACTAG
- a CDS encoding ATP-binding protein — MQELVVISGKGGTGKTSTVAAFATLAKQAVLADCDVDAADLHLILSPTIQYREDFRGGKRASINPELCLGCGKCQQFCRFDAIYATDNGTYQVNPLACEGCGVCQLVCPGEAVDFDLAANGEWYLSQTRLENPMVHAKLGIAEENSGKLVTLVRQKAKTIATEQNYPLIVTDGSPGIGCPVMASLTGADFALVVTEPTPSGLHDLQRLVQLLQRFQMPGMVYVNKFDLNLELTEKIETYARAQGLSVVGRMPYTPAVTAAQTEGLSVVEFDSGEAAASMRNIWQQVNREMQKQSQTQKVYQTC; from the coding sequence ATGCAAGAACTAGTCGTTATCAGCGGTAAAGGCGGCACCGGCAAAACCAGCACCGTGGCAGCCTTCGCCACCCTCGCCAAACAAGCAGTTTTAGCCGACTGCGACGTAGACGCCGCCGACCTGCATTTAATTTTATCCCCGACCATTCAGTATCGCGAAGACTTCCGGGGTGGCAAACGAGCCAGCATCAACCCCGAACTGTGCCTCGGCTGCGGCAAATGCCAGCAATTCTGTCGTTTCGACGCCATCTACGCCACCGACAACGGCACCTACCAAGTCAATCCCCTCGCCTGCGAAGGATGCGGCGTTTGCCAACTGGTTTGCCCCGGCGAAGCCGTAGACTTTGATTTGGCAGCGAACGGCGAATGGTATCTTTCCCAAACCCGCCTAGAAAATCCCATGGTGCACGCTAAGTTAGGCATCGCCGAGGAAAATTCCGGAAAATTGGTCACTCTAGTGCGGCAAAAAGCCAAAACCATCGCCACCGAACAAAACTACCCGCTCATTGTTACTGACGGTTCCCCCGGGATTGGTTGCCCGGTGATGGCATCCCTCACAGGAGCGGATTTTGCCCTGGTAGTCACCGAACCCACCCCCAGCGGCTTGCACGATTTGCAGCGACTGGTGCAACTGCTGCAGCGGTTTCAAATGCCAGGCATGGTTTATGTCAATAAATTCGATTTAAATCTAGAACTGACTGAAAAAATCGAAACCTATGCCCGCGCACAGGGATTGTCGGTGGTTGGTCGCATGCCCTACACGCCAGCGGTAACCGCCGCTCAAACGGAGGGGTTGAGCGTGGTGGAATTTGACAGTGGTGAAGCTGCCGCTAGCATGCGTAATATTTGGCAGCAAGTCAATCGAGAAATGCAAAAACAATCTCAAACCCAGAAAGTCTATCAAACTTGTTGA
- a CDS encoding NifB/NifX family molybdenum-iron cluster-binding protein, whose protein sequence is MKVAIPVTQGLLDPHFGHSEQFAIFQVNPETKQVQTSQMLPPPPHEPGVLPNWLADQGVTVVLAGGLGKKAETLLASRGIEMVTGVPEQSPEMALQQYLDETLTTEDNSCTH, encoded by the coding sequence ATGAAGGTTGCAATCCCCGTTACCCAAGGTCTTTTGGATCCCCATTTCGGACATAGCGAGCAATTTGCTATTTTTCAAGTGAATCCAGAAACCAAACAAGTCCAAACTTCGCAAATGCTACCCCCACCTCCCCACGAACCCGGCGTTTTGCCCAATTGGCTGGCAGACCAGGGGGTTACGGTGGTATTGGCTGGCGGATTGGGGAAAAAGGCGGAAACGCTTCTCGCCAGTAGGGGCATTGAAATGGTTACTGGCGTTCCCGAACAATCTCCGGAAATGGCGTTGCAACAATATTTAGATGAAACGTTAACCACAGAAGATAACTCTTGTACTCATTAG
- a CDS encoding aldo/keto reductase: MNTTSTVPSTVSLGNNGPQVTPLGVGTWSWGDTLFWDYGKEYNENQVREAFQASVEAGITLFDTAEVYGLGESEKLVGKFARESDIPVAIATKYFPFPWRIFRNAVTDALTESLQRLQVSSIPLYQVHMPFTFFMNQETLMDALAEEVKNGRIEAVGVSNYSAGEMRAAHEQLQKRGVPLASNQVQYSLLHRKIESNGIWDTAQELGVTIIAYSPLAQGLLTGKYTGQEKPTGARGIDPKFKPSGLQKISPVTNCLRQLAEKHQKTPAQVALNWLVSRGAIPIPGAKNAEQAKQNAGALGWQLDAEDTQELDRASEPWLR, translated from the coding sequence ATGAATACAACATCGACTGTACCTTCTACAGTATCTTTAGGAAATAACGGTCCGCAAGTCACGCCTCTGGGCGTAGGCACTTGGTCTTGGGGAGATACCTTATTTTGGGATTACGGAAAAGAATACAACGAAAACCAAGTGCGAGAAGCCTTTCAAGCTTCTGTAGAAGCAGGTATTACCCTCTTTGATACTGCAGAAGTTTATGGATTGGGCGAGTCAGAAAAATTGGTGGGGAAATTTGCCCGAGAAAGCGATATTCCCGTAGCGATCGCGACCAAATATTTTCCCTTTCCCTGGCGCATTTTCCGCAATGCCGTAACAGACGCCCTCACCGAAAGCCTGCAACGCCTGCAAGTATCCAGCATTCCCCTATATCAGGTGCACATGCCCTTCACCTTCTTCATGAACCAGGAAACCCTCATGGATGCCTTAGCCGAAGAAGTCAAAAACGGGCGTATCGAAGCCGTGGGGGTCAGCAACTACTCCGCCGGCGAAATGCGGGCAGCCCACGAACAGCTACAAAAACGCGGCGTGCCCCTCGCCAGCAATCAAGTACAATATTCCCTACTACACCGCAAAATTGAAAGCAACGGCATTTGGGATACAGCCCAAGAATTGGGCGTTACCATTATCGCCTACAGCCCCCTTGCCCAAGGCTTACTCACCGGCAAATACACCGGTCAAGAGAAACCCACCGGTGCCCGCGGCATTGACCCCAAATTCAAACCCTCTGGCTTGCAAAAAATCTCACCTGTTACCAATTGCTTGCGCCAGCTTGCCGAAAAACACCAAAAAACTCCAGCCCAGGTAGCGTTAAACTGGCTCGTCAGCCGGGGGGCGATTCCCATTCCAGGTGCCAAAAACGCCGAGCAAGCCAAACAAAATGCCGGAGCTTTGGGTTGGCAGCTCGACGCGGAAGACACTCAGGAGTTGGATCGCGCTAGCGAGCCTTGGTTGCGTTAG